In Desulfosediminicola ganghwensis, a single window of DNA contains:
- a CDS encoding tryptophanase gives MNLKDFTPRTIVEPFRIRSVEPIGFTTRQERKKALEAAGYNPFLLRAEDILIDLLTDSGTGAMSSSQWAAMLASDESYAGARSYFKFERAVREITGFTEVMPTHQGRAAEHILFHSIDGAGRVIPNNTHFDTTRAHVENCGAEARDLPSPEGRDPATPAPFKGDMDLAALNALIDEKGAENIPLIMLTVTNNSGGGQPVSMGNIRQASQVAKKHGIPLFLDACRFAENCWFIKSREPGYKSRSIHEIALEMFSYADGCTMSAKKDGMANIGGFLAMNDAELASRCRSFEILMEGFPTYGGMAGYDMEAIALGLYEAMDERYLEYRVRSIEYLGEKLIAAGIPIIRPTGGHALYIDAGRMLPHIPWHQYPAWSLTNGLYLLGGVRGVEIGSVMFGLQPDGSEKAAALELVRLAFPRRVYTQSHVDYLAELLIELNEQRESLGGYSITRQANVLRHFTAVLEPV, from the coding sequence ATGAACCTCAAGGATTTCACGCCCAGAACCATAGTCGAGCCGTTTCGTATCCGTTCGGTTGAGCCCATAGGTTTCACCACCCGCCAGGAGCGTAAAAAAGCTCTGGAGGCTGCAGGGTACAATCCTTTTTTACTGCGCGCTGAAGATATCCTGATCGATCTGCTCACTGACAGCGGTACCGGGGCGATGTCCTCAAGCCAGTGGGCGGCGATGCTGGCCAGCGACGAATCATATGCCGGGGCCAGATCCTACTTCAAGTTTGAACGGGCAGTACGTGAAATTACCGGTTTTACTGAGGTGATGCCCACCCATCAGGGGCGGGCCGCAGAACATATTCTCTTTCACTCTATCGACGGTGCCGGCAGGGTTATCCCCAACAATACCCATTTCGACACCACCAGGGCACATGTGGAAAACTGTGGTGCCGAGGCGCGTGATCTGCCATCCCCGGAGGGTCGGGACCCTGCTACTCCGGCACCTTTCAAAGGGGATATGGACCTGGCGGCGCTGAACGCGCTTATTGACGAGAAGGGTGCGGAGAATATCCCCCTTATCATGCTGACCGTAACTAACAACTCCGGTGGCGGTCAGCCGGTGAGCATGGGCAATATCAGGCAGGCAAGTCAGGTAGCGAAAAAGCATGGCATCCCCTTGTTTTTAGATGCCTGCCGTTTTGCGGAAAACTGCTGGTTCATAAAGAGCCGGGAGCCGGGCTATAAAAGCCGGTCCATCCATGAGATAGCGCTCGAGATGTTCAGTTATGCAGACGGCTGCACCATGAGTGCCAAAAAAGATGGTATGGCAAATATCGGCGGCTTTCTGGCCATGAATGACGCTGAGCTGGCTTCCCGGTGCCGGAGTTTCGAGATTCTTATGGAAGGCTTCCCGACCTATGGCGGCATGGCTGGTTATGATATGGAGGCCATTGCCTTGGGGCTTTATGAGGCAATGGATGAGCGTTATCTGGAGTACCGGGTCCGCTCCATAGAATATCTTGGCGAAAAGCTCATCGCGGCGGGCATCCCGATCATTCGCCCGACCGGTGGTCATGCACTGTACATAGACGCCGGCAGGATGCTACCCCATATTCCCTGGCACCAGTACCCGGCCTGGAGCCTGACCAACGGGCTCTATCTGCTCGGTGGTGTCCGTGGTGTTGAGATAGGTTCTGTGATGTTCGGATTGCAGCCGGACGGTTCGGAAAAAGCGGCGGCTCTGGAGCTGGTCCGTCTGGCTTTTCCCAGGCGTGTCTACACCCAGAGCCACGTGGATTATCTGGCGGAACTGCTTATTGAACTCAATGAGCAGCGTGAGTCACTCGGAGGGTATTCAATTACCAGGCAGGCGAATGTGCTGCGCCATTTTACCGCAGTGCTGGAGCCGGTCTGA
- a CDS encoding DMT family transporter, translated as MNYTSCMAILACLLWSSAFAGIKIGLLYTTPLHFAGVRFMLAGLLVLPFCGNIFSTLAQIRAHLGTVLIIAFFQTTFLYSLFYLGLDLLPGAVAAIVIGTQPLVVAGVAHFFAPAERMTTKKAVSLLFGGAGVLAIAANRGEIAIEGPLALLGIGLLLLSNFSGAASNLLVARKTMDINPLVLNSAQLIIGGGFLFLLSKIIEDRSLVNYEAPYFVSLAWLSFLSAAALSIWFQLLKRDGVRVSDLNIWKFLIPLAGACLSWLLVEGESPTPGVLAGMCSIVVALLVLNINGRFWRTFKKKHDSH; from the coding sequence TTGAATTATACATCCTGCATGGCGATTCTTGCCTGCCTGCTCTGGTCTTCTGCTTTTGCAGGGATCAAGATCGGCCTGCTCTATACCACTCCGCTGCATTTCGCCGGTGTACGTTTTATGCTCGCCGGGTTGCTCGTGCTTCCCTTTTGCGGCAATATCTTTTCCACCCTGGCCCAGATTCGTGCCCATCTTGGTACGGTGCTGATAATTGCTTTTTTTCAAACAACGTTTCTTTATAGTCTCTTTTACCTTGGGCTCGATCTGTTGCCGGGCGCGGTAGCTGCAATCGTCATTGGCACCCAACCCCTGGTGGTTGCAGGTGTGGCGCATTTTTTCGCGCCCGCAGAACGTATGACCACCAAGAAGGCGGTGAGTCTTCTTTTTGGCGGAGCGGGGGTGCTGGCCATTGCGGCCAACAGGGGTGAGATCGCAATTGAAGGTCCTCTGGCGCTGCTGGGGATCGGGCTGTTGCTACTTTCGAATTTTTCCGGCGCGGCGAGCAACTTGCTGGTCGCCAGAAAAACAATGGATATCAACCCGCTGGTGTTGAACTCCGCTCAGCTTATTATTGGAGGTGGATTCCTGTTCCTGCTGTCAAAGATTATCGAGGATCGCAGTCTGGTGAACTATGAAGCTCCTTATTTTGTCTCCCTCGCCTGGCTCAGTTTTCTTTCCGCCGCGGCCTTGTCGATCTGGTTTCAGTTGCTGAAACGAGATGGCGTGCGAGTCTCCGACCTGAATATCTGGAAATTTCTGATACCGCTTGCGGGCGCCTGTCTGAGTTGGTTGCTGGTCGAGGGCGAGTCTCCCACTCCGGGAGTTTTGGCTGGAATGTGTTCCATCGTGGTGGCCTTGCTGGTACTGAATATAAATGGTCGTTTCTGGCGAACGTTCAAGAAAAAGCATGATTCTCATTAG
- a CDS encoding Lrp/AsnC family transcriptional regulator → MDRTDKRILNILQRNGRITNSKLAGEIGISPPAMLERVKRLEKSGMIRQYAALIDREKAGFSLLAMIIISVSLNEIKSLEDVKDKLIILDEVQECYQLTGDVDFLLKVAVRDMSNYTTFINAKLTGIPGIQNIRTSFVLETVKSSTVLQLDED, encoded by the coding sequence ATGGATAGAACCGATAAACGTATATTGAATATATTGCAGCGCAATGGCCGTATTACCAACTCGAAGCTGGCCGGGGAAATAGGTATTTCTCCGCCCGCCATGCTGGAGAGGGTCAAGCGCCTTGAAAAATCGGGTATGATTCGTCAGTATGCGGCTCTTATCGACCGGGAGAAAGCAGGGTTCAGCCTGCTTGCAATGATAATTATTTCGGTAAGTTTGAATGAGATTAAATCTCTGGAAGATGTTAAGGATAAGTTGATTATCCTGGATGAGGTACAGGAATGCTACCAGTTGACCGGCGATGTTGACTTTCTGCTCAAGGTAGCTGTGCGTGATATGAGCAATTATACCACCTTCATCAATGCAAAACTTACTGGAATTCCGGGTATTCAGAATATTCGGACCTCGTTTGTGCTGGAGACAGTAAAAAGCAGTACCGTGCTGCAGCTGGACGAGGATTGA
- a CDS encoding AEC family transporter, which yields MIVLNALFPAFFLIFLGVALKRAGITNQTYLQQSDQLIYYIFFPVMLFWKIGGASFGGIDWTFCLVTLLILAVLFVVSTVVIHAVPISHFQAGSFSQSCYRFNTYIGVAVILNCLGAEGVALFGIMISLAIPLINIFAVSTLIYHSPKESSSGNRARQFGRALAANPLILGCIAGILYSKIFGEFPVFIDNSLSLASMFTLPMALLSIGGSLSFNGIQKNLKTSLLASGLKLVLMPLLGYGAYKLAGVDGLAFKVGMIFFCLPVSTTIYVLSSQMNSDTELASSAIVVSTILSFFSLSVALLI from the coding sequence GTGATAGTACTCAATGCGCTGTTCCCGGCATTTTTTCTAATTTTTCTGGGGGTGGCGCTCAAACGGGCGGGGATTACCAACCAGACGTACCTGCAGCAGTCGGATCAGCTGATTTATTATATTTTCTTTCCGGTCATGCTGTTCTGGAAGATTGGCGGTGCTTCTTTTGGTGGAATTGACTGGACTTTCTGCCTGGTAACCCTGCTTATTCTGGCTGTGCTCTTTGTTGTCAGCACGGTCGTTATCCATGCGGTTCCCATCTCCCATTTTCAGGCGGGTTCTTTTTCTCAAAGTTGTTACAGGTTCAACACCTACATCGGTGTGGCGGTTATTCTCAACTGCCTGGGGGCCGAAGGTGTGGCTCTGTTCGGTATCATGATCAGCCTGGCAATACCTCTTATCAACATTTTTGCAGTATCCACACTCATCTACCATTCCCCTAAAGAGAGCAGCAGCGGCAACAGGGCCAGGCAGTTTGGCAGGGCGCTGGCTGCGAACCCGCTTATTCTGGGGTGTATCGCTGGTATTCTCTATTCAAAAATATTTGGGGAGTTTCCAGTTTTTATCGACAATTCCCTGAGTCTTGCCAGTATGTTTACGCTGCCCATGGCGTTGCTCTCCATTGGCGGGTCGCTTTCTTTCAACGGAATTCAGAAAAATCTCAAGACCTCCCTGCTTGCCTCCGGGCTGAAACTGGTGCTGATGCCGCTTTTGGGCTATGGGGCCTACAAGCTGGCTGGAGTTGATGGGCTGGCCTTCAAGGTGGGCATGATTTTCTTCTGCCTGCCGGTATCAACTACTATCTATGTGCTTTCCTCCCAGATGAATAGCGATACCGAACTTGCCTCCTCTGCCATAGTGGTTTCTACCATACTCTCTTTCTTTTCATTATCGGTGGCGCTCTTAATATGA
- a CDS encoding protein adenylyltransferase SelO, with product MLNGFIPAKLEALQFDNSFVNNLPGDTDVSNNRRQVYEACYSKVQPTPVSGPKLLAYSPEVARLLDLDDVACNSRLFTEVFAGNTVLPDMSPFAMCYGGHQFGNWAGQLGDGRAINLGEVINTRGDRWVLQLKGAGPTQYSRRADGLAVLRSSVREFLCSEAMHHLGIPTTRALSLITTGEQVLRDILYDGHPGMEPGAVVCRVSPSFLRFGNFELFASRNDTQTLQTLINYTLATDFPHLDASAPDAVPQMFAEICERTAHLIDHWMRVGFVHGVMNTDNMSTSGLTIDYGPYGWLEPYDVTWTPNTTDFQGRRYSYGNQPHIGLWNLTQLANAFHSITGEAARLQEILNNSYRRVFLTSWQNTMAGKLGLRSFNTSTDDDLVNELLDILSSAETDMTIFFRNLADVSPADAPGTGLHQLPSELADAYYQPEAINRKYLQRLQNWLNLYRRRLQADNLDKRERKSRMNRINPKYVLRNYMAQLAIDKAEDGDPSLIHELHDLLRHPYDEQPEREKYFQKRPEWARHKVGCSMLS from the coding sequence GTTGGCATACTCACCCGAAGTTGCCCGGTTGCTCGACCTTGATGACGTTGCCTGCAACTCACGCCTGTTTACCGAGGTATTTGCCGGCAATACAGTGCTCCCCGATATGTCGCCCTTTGCCATGTGTTATGGTGGGCACCAGTTCGGTAACTGGGCCGGGCAACTGGGTGATGGCCGGGCCATCAACCTCGGTGAGGTGATTAATACCCGGGGTGACCGCTGGGTACTGCAGCTTAAAGGTGCCGGACCGACGCAATACTCAAGACGCGCCGATGGATTGGCGGTACTTCGCTCTTCTGTGCGCGAATTTCTTTGCAGTGAAGCGATGCATCATCTAGGTATCCCCACCACCAGGGCGCTGAGCCTTATAACCACAGGTGAGCAGGTGCTGCGTGATATTCTCTATGACGGTCATCCCGGCATGGAGCCCGGTGCGGTTGTCTGCCGGGTCTCGCCATCCTTTCTACGTTTTGGTAATTTTGAACTTTTTGCTTCAAGAAACGATACCCAAACCCTGCAGACGCTCATCAATTATACCCTGGCGACGGATTTCCCCCATCTCGACGCCTCTGCCCCGGACGCGGTACCGCAGATGTTTGCCGAAATATGTGAACGTACCGCACACCTGATCGACCACTGGATGCGGGTTGGCTTCGTGCATGGGGTAATGAACACCGACAATATGTCCACCAGCGGACTCACCATCGACTACGGACCGTATGGCTGGCTGGAGCCATATGATGTTACCTGGACGCCCAATACCACAGATTTTCAAGGGAGACGCTACAGCTACGGCAACCAGCCTCACATAGGCCTCTGGAACCTGACTCAGCTGGCAAATGCATTCCACTCAATCACCGGAGAGGCCGCACGCCTCCAGGAAATTCTGAACAACAGTTATCGCCGGGTCTTTCTGACAAGCTGGCAGAACACTATGGCCGGTAAACTTGGCCTGCGGAGTTTCAACACCAGCACCGATGACGACCTGGTGAACGAGTTGCTCGATATCCTCTCAAGCGCTGAAACGGATATGACGATTTTCTTCAGGAATCTTGCTGATGTCAGCCCGGCTGATGCCCCCGGCACCGGCTTACATCAGCTCCCCTCTGAACTCGCGGATGCGTACTATCAGCCTGAGGCGATTAACAGGAAGTATCTGCAGAGACTGCAGAACTGGCTCAACCTATACCGCAGGCGACTGCAGGCTGATAACCTTGATAAGCGTGAGAGGAAATCCCGGATGAACCGGATAAATCCAAAATATGTATTACGGAATTATATGGCTCAGCTGGCTATCGATAAAGCTGAAGACGGTGACCCTTCCCTGATCCATGAGCTTCATGACCTGCTGCGTCATCCGTATGATGAACAACCAGAGAGGGAAAAGTATTTTCAGAAACGGCCGGAATGGGCCAGGCATAAAGTGGGGTGCTCAATGCTCTCTTGA